The genomic interval TCGTCCCTGACTGACCGGCGCCCCGGCTTCCGCCGACAATCCCACCCACCTGGACAAAAAAAGTGTTCGGTGAGACGGTGGACGCATGCTGGACGTCACCGTGATCGAGGACCCCGAGGCCGCAGCCGTCTCGCTGGACCCCATAAGGGCCCGGCTGCTCGCCGAACTGGCGGCCGGACCCGCGTCGGCCACCATGCTGGCCGGCAAGGTCGGACTGCCCCGGCAGAAGGTGAACTACCACCTCAAGGCGCTGGAGCGGCACGGCCTGGTCGAGCTGGACGGCGAGCGGCGCAAGGGCAATGTCACCGAGCGGGTGATGCGGGCGACCGCCGCGTCGTACGTCATCTCGCCGCTCGCGCTCGCCGCCGTGCAGCCGGACCCGGACCGGTTCCGCGACCAGCTCTCCGCACGGTGGCTGCTGGCGCTCGGCGCCAGGCTGGTGCGGGACGTCGGTTCGCTGATCACCGGGGCGACCAAGGCCCATCAGCGGCTGGCGACCTACGCGCTGGACGGCGAGGTGCGCTTCGCGTCCGCCGCCGACCGGGCCGCGTTCATCCAGGAGTTGACCGCCGGGGTGAGCGCCCTCATCCGCAAGTACGACGCGGGTGACGCGGAGGAGGGACGCGACCACCGGATCGTCGTGGCCGTCCACCCCACGCTGAAGGAACAGCCGCTGCCCGTACCGGAATTGGACCAGTAGGACTCAGGAGCCAGTCATGTCCAAGGAATTCGAGATCGTCTACGAGTTTGAGGTCGACGCCACGCCGGGGGAGGTGTGGGACGCCATCACGTCCGGTACGGGCGGGTGGCTGTGGCCGATGGAGTTCGACGGGGAGAAGCGGGTCGGGCCCTTCGGATCCACGCTCACCAACTTCGACCCGCCGCACCGGCTCACCGCCCTCAGCGAGGACGTCGGCTTCCCCACCCAGAGTCTCAACCAGATCGACGAGACCATCGAGCCCCGCGACGGCGGCCGGCGGGCCTGGGTGCGGTACGTGCACAGCGGGATCTTCACCGACGACTGGGACAACCAGTACGACGGCGCGAGCAAGCACAACGCGTTCTACCTGCACACCCTGCGGGAGTACGTCACCCACTTCGCGGGCCGCCCGGTCGCGTTCGCGACATTCGACGGTCCCGAAGCCTCAACCGCCGCCGACGCCTTCGGAGTTGTCGGCCGGGCGCTCGGCCTCGCGGACGACACCAATGAGGGAGCACGGGTCCGGGCGCGCGGGCCCGAGGGCCAACTCCTGGACGCCGTACTCGACTTCCGCAGCCCGTACTTCATCGGACTGCGCACCGACAGCGCGTTGATCCGCTTCTTCGGGCGCAACCACTGGGGCGCCCCGGTCGGCATCAGCGTCCACGACTTCGCCCCGGACGCCGACGCCAAGACGAACGAACTCGCCTGGCGGAACTGGCTGGACGGGGCCTTCGTCTGACCTGGTGCAAGTCGGCGAGACCCCGTCCAACCACCCCCCCCGTGAGCCCCCGTGGCCCACCCCGTAGGTGCTACGGCTGGAAGCGCAGCACCTGCGGGTCGTGGTCGCTGATCTGGTCGTTGAACTCCGAGTTGATGTGGACGCTGTCGTACTCGAAGCAGTCCTTGCGGATCGACGGGCTGATCAGGATCTGGTCCAGGACCTGCGCGTTGCCCTGGTAGTCGTACGTGTAACGCTCGTTCTTCGGCAGGGACTTGATCGCCGAGTACAGCTCGCCCTTGCCTTCGAGGATCTTCGCGGTGTCGGAGAACTCGAAGTCGTTCATGTCGCCGAGCGTGATGACGTCCGCGTCCTTCTGCGCGGCGAGGATCTCCTTGACGAAGGCGTTGACCGCCGTCGCCTGCGCGTGGCGCTGGGTCTCCGAGCTGCGGGTGACCGGCTGGTACTGCGCGGTCAGGGGCTGGTCGCCGCCCTTGGAGATCAGGTGGTTGGCGATCACGAAGACCGTCCTGCCCTTGAAGACGAACTCGCCCGCGAGCGGCTTGCGGCTCGCGCTCCAGGCCGCGTTGGCCGGGTCGATCCGGCCCGGGGACGCGGTCAGTTGGGCCTTGCCGTGCACCTTGGTGACACCGACGGCGGTCGTCGAGTCGCCGCCCGCGCGGTCGGTGAAGGAGACCCGCTCCGGGTTGAACAGGAACACCTGGCGGATGTTGCCGCCGGGCTCGCCGCCGTCCTGGTCGTTGACCGGGTTGATCGAGCGCCAGTCGTACTTCGGGCCGCCCGCCGCGACGATCGCATCGATCAGCTTGTTGACCGTGACGCTCGCGTCGACCGTGCCGTCGTCCGTCGCACCGTTGTTGTCCTGGATCTCCTCCAGGGACACGATGTCGGGGGACTGGAGGTTGTTCACGATCGCGGCGGCGTGCGCGGCGAAGGTGCCGTCCGACGGGTCGAGGTTCTCGACGTTGTACGTCGCCACCGCGAGCTGGCTGCGCGACTGCTTCTTCGTCGTCTCGCGCTTGAGGCCGGCGCTCTTCACGGCGCCGATCTCGTTCGCGACGAGGGTGTAGCCGCCGTACTGGTTGAAGTCCAGCGGGCCGGCCGTGGTGCCGGTGAGCTTGTCGCCGACGTTGACGACCGGGAAGTCCGCCGTCGCGCCCAGGGACTGGATCTGGAGGCGGCCGCCGTTCTGCGAGTCGTAGGAGCCGTAGACCGTGCCGCCGCGCTGGGTGGCGTTCTCGTGCGGCTTCACCGTGACCCACAGCTCCGCGTACGGGTCGGTCGCGGTGACCACACGGGCGTTCGAGACCTGGACGTTCATGCCCTCAAGGGACTCGTAGTAGTCCAGGGCGTACTTCTTGGGCTGGAGCGCGAGCGCGTTGATCGAATCGCTCGCGGCGGTGTCGCCGGCCTGCGTGTACCTGCTCGGCGCGGACCGGTCGCTGATCACCGTGGCGGCCGGTACGGCGTTGCCGCTGGAGACGACGGTGACCGTCGGCTTGGTGATCTCGGTCAGCGACTGGTTGCCCGTGGAGGCACCGCCCGGCACGTACTCGGAGACCGTGCCGGAGACGGTGACCGAGTCGCCGACGGCGACCTTCGGCGTGGAGCTGGTGAAGACGAAGACGCCCTCGCTGGTGGCCGGGTTGTCGTCCGGGGTCGCGTCCTGGAACCAGAACCCCTTCGACGAGCCGTACGTACGGACGCCCGTGACGATGCCCGGTACGTCCGCGACCTTCTGGCCGGCGTACGGGGACACCCGGGTCGTGCCCTGGATGTCATGGATGCGCACGCTGTCGGCGTGCGCGGGCGAGGTGAGAACGATCGTGGACGCCACGGAACAGACGGCGGCGACGGTCAGCGCGGCGAGGCGCGCGGAGGACTTGCTCGGCAACGGGATCCCTCCGGGGACATGCATGAGTGCCGGGACGAGGGTGATGGAACAACAGGAACAGGTGAGAACAGGTGATACGGCGGTGGGAGCCGCGAACCGGTGGGGCGGTGGCGACGCGCGTAGAACTTACCTGGAATGGGTGTCCATGACATTTCTACGCGCGTCAATCTCATTGCGGCGCCGCCCAGTTGTCAAGGTTTCAGCCATGTACTCCTCGTGGCCGGAACATGAACCGGGCGGCATGGGTCGAAATCCGTCTAGGCTGAGCGGCTGAGTCGTGTGTCGTGTAAGGCGGTCGTACAGCCGTCGTACGGCCTTCGAGGCGCCTAGGAGAACCCACCGATGTCAGACAGCTCCCCCTTGCCGCCGGTGCGGCTGCACTCCGAAGCGGAGCTGGCGCGCGACGCGCTGTCCACACCCCTGCTCGCCCGGGCCGCACGGCTCGCCCGCTGGGCGGGCCCCGACACCCGCATCGACGCCGGTGGCAGCCTTGTCGACGAGCAGCTGCCCGCCGCGGCCGAGCTGCTCGGGCTCACCGGCGAGGATGCCGCGGCCGACGCGAGCGAGGCCTGGCGGGTCGCCGTGGACACCGGGCTCGTCGAGGTCGTCGACGAGGAGGAGGGCACCGTGGCGACCGGCGAGGAGCTGGCGCTGCTCACCTCCGGCTCGCCCGGCGACGTCCTCACGGTGTGGCTCGGCGCCCTCGACACCCTCCTCGCGGACGCGAGCGTGCCCGATCTGGACGGTCTTGTCGACGCCATGGACGAGGGCGGCGAGGTCGATTTCTCGTCACTCGACTGGGATCCCGAGGCGGAGGCCGAGTTCCTCGACGGCGTCCTCGGCAACCTCTACCTCCTCACCGTCAACGAGGACGGCCCCGGCGACGGCCCCGTCCCGCTGCCCGCGCTCGCCGCGTCGATGATCGTGCCCAGCGACATGGGCGAGCCCACCAACGACGTCCTGGAACAGGTCTCCGACGCGATGATGCGCCTCGACGACCAGTTCCGGCTCCTCGAACCGATCGGCATCGTCGAGTACCAGCCCGTCGACGAGGCACTCATGGCCGACCC from Streptomyces sp. NBC_01288 carries:
- a CDS encoding ArsR/SmtB family transcription factor, which gives rise to MLDVTVIEDPEAAAVSLDPIRARLLAELAAGPASATMLAGKVGLPRQKVNYHLKALERHGLVELDGERRKGNVTERVMRATAASYVISPLALAAVQPDPDRFRDQLSARWLLALGARLVRDVGSLITGATKAHQRLATYALDGEVRFASAADRAAFIQELTAGVSALIRKYDAGDAEEGRDHRIVVAVHPTLKEQPLPVPELDQ
- a CDS encoding SRPBCC domain-containing protein, with amino-acid sequence MSKEFEIVYEFEVDATPGEVWDAITSGTGGWLWPMEFDGEKRVGPFGSTLTNFDPPHRLTALSEDVGFPTQSLNQIDETIEPRDGGRRAWVRYVHSGIFTDDWDNQYDGASKHNAFYLHTLREYVTHFAGRPVAFATFDGPEASTAADAFGVVGRALGLADDTNEGARVRARGPEGQLLDAVLDFRSPYFIGLRTDSALIRFFGRNHWGAPVGISVHDFAPDADAKTNELAWRNWLDGAFV
- a CDS encoding endonuclease/exonuclease/phosphatase family protein; translation: MPSKSSARLAALTVAAVCSVASTIVLTSPAHADSVRIHDIQGTTRVSPYAGQKVADVPGIVTGVRTYGSSKGFWFQDATPDDNPATSEGVFVFTSSTPKVAVGDSVTVSGTVSEYVPGGASTGNQSLTEITKPTVTVVSSGNAVPAATVISDRSAPSRYTQAGDTAASDSINALALQPKKYALDYYESLEGMNVQVSNARVVTATDPYAELWVTVKPHENATQRGGTVYGSYDSQNGGRLQIQSLGATADFPVVNVGDKLTGTTAGPLDFNQYGGYTLVANEIGAVKSAGLKRETTKKQSRSQLAVATYNVENLDPSDGTFAAHAAAIVNNLQSPDIVSLEEIQDNNGATDDGTVDASVTVNKLIDAIVAAGGPKYDWRSINPVNDQDGGEPGGNIRQVFLFNPERVSFTDRAGGDSTTAVGVTKVHGKAQLTASPGRIDPANAAWSASRKPLAGEFVFKGRTVFVIANHLISKGGDQPLTAQYQPVTRSSETQRHAQATAVNAFVKEILAAQKDADVITLGDMNDFEFSDTAKILEGKGELYSAIKSLPKNERYTYDYQGNAQVLDQILISPSIRKDCFEYDSVHINSEFNDQISDHDPQVLRFQP